ACTTCTTGAAAACCAAAAAGATAAGAATTTTAGTCTTTTTTATTGTCCTGAGCTATCTTGTTTTGATTTTAAGTTTAATGATTTCAACAGGGTTTCTGAAAATTATCTATATCGCTCCTCCAGATAAAGTGTTTACAAATTATTCTGATGAAGCCATCTGGAACCAAATAAACGAAAGACTGTATTCAGGAGATGCTAATTCATGGGCACTTGCCAGGTATTTAATAAACAAAGGTGATGTGGCTGGCTACCAGTGGATGTGTGAAATCTATAATTTTATGGTAGAACCCTACGGCAATCCTGTTGTTGCAAAAATCATCGGAGAAGAAGGGTTTAAGAAAATTGGACAAAACACTAAAATTGTAGATTTAATTTATCTATATCAAAATTTAGCAGAAGCTTATTTTGTTCTGGGTATATATTTTAACGGCATGGATAAAAAAGCCTACAAGCTGGCCAAAAGTGCTATTGATCTAAATAGTTTAAGTACATTTGAAATCAAGGCTAGAAGTGCTGAAGACAGTCTTCGAATTTTAAATGCAATTGACTTGTTGAATGGCAAATATGATGAAGTATACAATCGTTCACTACAACACATAAATAGTAATGGTTTACACTTTAATGGCTGGCTGGGTGTATTTTTTTCATCATTGTATGCGCATAAAAAAGATAAGCTGGCAGAAGTCATTGATGCTGCACAAAAAGTTCTTCAAATACTCAAAACAAAAGCAGCCACGCCAGACTCAGAACAAGAAGATTACAGAAATTATTATGATTTGTTTTCGAGTATTTGCAATGTTTTCAATGTTTTTTACTACATAGAAACAAAAAATTTTGATAAAGCAAAAGAGGCATATGAAATGTTAAAGAAAGATGATATAAAGTTTGACCCTGAAAACGGGATATATTCACAATACTATACCTTCTATGCAGCTGCATATTATTGCTATGCAACCGGTGATATAACCTCAGCAATAGATTACATGATAAAACTCTTTTCAATACCAACTTTAACCTTTCCGGAAACCTACTATGAACCTGGTATTTTGAAATTGGCTAAAGAACTGAAAATAGATATAAAGAAGATTAGAGATTTTGACAAAGATATAGAGAGCTGGAAAAATAAATTCTGGCCGGTTGACAGAAAGAAATACAAGCCTCTTTTTGATAAGGAACTTAAAAATCTTTTAAAATACAAAAGAACATGGTGAGAAAATATGATTTATAACATTGAATATAAATTCAGTAACGCTAATTTTATCTTTGCCATCTTTGAAACAAATGATGGCAAAGATTTTTTCCTGCCCCTTGAAAAATCTTCAGATGACATTTGGACAGCTCAGATTGACCTTGCACCAGGCATTTATTACTATCAGCTTATTATTGACAACACAATAAAACTTCCTCATCCCTCCGCACCTATGTTACTTTTAAATGAAAAACAAGAAGTTGTGTCATGTGTGATCCTGACTGAAGATTTGTTTTTCCTCACATACGAATTTGAACCATCCATTATGATTTATGATTATAGAATCTGCTGCAAACTGGATGGAAGAACAACCGAAAAGAAAGTTTTTAAAAAAACTGACAAATATGTATCAGTTGAAATTGAGTTGAAGAATATTATTGGTTTCCACGACGTAAGCATAGTTTGGCAAAAGCCTGACAGAAGCTTCTTTTACCAGACAAAATGCCCTGTCTGGAATTTCAATGAAAAAGATCAATCACCAGTTATTCAAGAACATTCAATAGATATATCTGGCGAACATATTTCACCTGGCAGATGGAATTTTCTGTTGTTTATTGATGAAGTCTTTATTCTGTCTGATGAATTTTTTATAGAAAACACTTTTTGTTATTATGCACCCTATTCTATAATGAACTTTTAATCATTATTAACAATTTTTTGTCTACCAGTTAATTTCGGTATATCTTCAGAAATGATAATAAGTTTGTATATACAGTCTAAAAGTATTTATTTTGTTAAATATAAACCTTCATTGCAAAAGTTCAAAAATCCTGCGGATTTTAAAACCGGGGCAATCCTGCTTTAAAGTACAGGGTTGCCCCTTTGTTTTTTCATCTTTTGTGCGGTATAATTTAAGAAAAAAAGATTTCTTGAAAACCTCAAATCTTTCAGGGTGAGATACAATGTATAGGATATTTTGCGAAAGCTATTACAACTACATGAAAATCTTTGAAAACAAAGAAGCAAAGGATGAATACAGGTACAAAATTGCCAGAGTGTTTGAACTGATTGCAGAGCCTCAAAAGTTTCGTCAGGAAAAATTCAAAAACTCTGAAACTTACCAGAACCTCTGTGATCTTTTGTATTACATGAAAGAAAATATCAACAGGTACCCTAAATTCAAGGCCTTTCTGTGGACACTTGAATCCCGTCAAATTGAGCCGGTTTACTTTGGCAAAACTCCTGAAAATGTACTCAAGCAGCAGGCAGATCTTGCGAACATGTTTTTAAATCTTGTTTACTGGGAATAATCTTTATGTTTTTCAAAAATAAAAAAGGACCTCATCGGTTTTTCCCGAATCAGTCCTTCTTATCAGCTTCTTTTATCCTCTTTACATAGGTAGAAGCAGAAAGACCTGCTATCTGTCCTTCTCCAACTGCCTTTGCCACCTGATAAGGTCTTCCAACAACGTCCCCTGCTGCAAAAAGTCCCTCAATTGAGGTTTGCATGTTCTTGTCAACTTTTATATACCCTTCTTCGGTAAATTCCAGCCCATAAATCAACTGGTCTGCCGGCATGGTTTTTCTTATTATGAATATCCCGTCGACATTCAAAATCCTGTCTTCAAGCTCTACTGCATTTACAAAGTCCTCGCCATGCACACCTTTCGGTCTTGACAAAACCACCTCAACATTGTCCTTAAAGTGAAATTCATCCTTTTTATAAAGCGGAATATAGTAAAGCTTTTTGGCAAGCTCAGACAAATACTCTGCCTCTTCCTCAGCCTCAGCAGACTCTCCAACAACCGCTATGACTCTTCCTTTATAGAGCATTCCATCGCACACCGCACAATAGCTAATTCCCCTTCCCACAAACTCAGCTTCATTTTCAAGAAGGGTCTTCTTTGGCGTGCCTATCGCCAGAATCACCGAATAAGCTTCGTAAAACTCATTATTGGCATTTATTGTAAAAATATTTTCTGATTTGTAGAAGTTTATAACCTTTTTTCGGACAATCTCAATATTGTACTTTGCAGCATGGTCATAAAAGCTTTGTAAAAGCTCTTTGCCAGAGACTCCAAAAAAGCCAAGATAGTTATTCACCTCGGGCGCTCTGTAAATGCTCGAATCCTCTTCCTTGGTTGTAAAAACAATTACACTTCTGTTTGTCTGAGCAAGATTTACGGCAGCAGAAAGCCCGGCCGGTCCCGCACCAATTATCGCACAATCATAAATCATCTTTCAAATCACCCCTATAATATTATACCCCTATTGGGTATATTTTAAAAGTACTTTTTTAAACTTTCAAAAACTCCTCAATGTCAATAACAAATATCACAGCACCGCCCTGTTCTATTTTTTGCTTGCTGACAAAAAACAGAGTCTGCAGCGCAGGTGGCAGGGTGCTTTTACAAACTTCCTTTCGCTCAGAGACATTTTTTCTGATCAGTTCAATTATCTCATCCACCCTATCATCCTCAGCACCAATCATGAATGTAACAGTGCCCCTGTTCAAAAAACCGCCTGTTGAATAGATAATGGTTGCCTGAACGCCATTTTCTACAAGCGCAAGATTTACTTTGTTTTTGTCTGTATCAGAGACAATTACCAGCAATAATTTCATACCCCAATTCTCCTTTTTTCTAAGCATTGAATTGACTTAATATTATTTTACCACATTTTTCTTTTGAAAACTGCATCTTTCAATTTGTTGTTAGCAAATGCAAATTTGGTGGTATAATTAATAGAGTGTGAAAAAACCTTATAGTAAGGAGATGGCAGAGACATGCTTGAAATTGTTGACCTTCACGTTGAGGTCGGGTCAAAAGAGATTTTAAAAGGGGTTTCTCTGACAATCCCAGATGGTGAGACTCATATTCTGTTTGGACCAAACGGCAGTGGGAAAACCACTCTTATGATGAGTATAATGGGTCTTCCCAAATATAAAATCACATCCGGAAAGATTGTCTTCAATGGCATTGACATAACATACATGCCAACGCACG
The Caldicellulosiruptor morganii DNA segment above includes these coding regions:
- a CDS encoding NAD(P)/FAD-dependent oxidoreductase, producing MIYDCAIIGAGPAGLSAAVNLAQTNRSVIVFTTKEEDSSIYRAPEVNNYLGFFGVSGKELLQSFYDHAAKYNIEIVRKKVINFYKSENIFTINANNEFYEAYSVILAIGTPKKTLLENEAEFVGRGISYCAVCDGMLYKGRVIAVVGESAEAEEEAEYLSELAKKLYYIPLYKKDEFHFKDNVEVVLSRPKGVHGEDFVNAVELEDRILNVDGIFIIRKTMPADQLIYGLEFTEEGYIKVDKNMQTSIEGLFAAGDVVGRPYQVAKAVGEGQIAGLSASTYVKRIKEADKKD
- a CDS encoding cyclic-di-AMP receptor, producing MKLLLVIVSDTDKNKVNLALVENGVQATIIYSTGGFLNRGTVTFMIGAEDDRVDEIIELIRKNVSERKEVCKSTLPPALQTLFFVSKQKIEQGGAVIFVIDIEEFLKV